One stretch of Euphorbia lathyris chromosome 7, ddEupLath1.1, whole genome shotgun sequence DNA includes these proteins:
- the LOC136234673 gene encoding chaperone protein dnaJ 11, chloroplastic-like has protein sequence MASISSIPSLTSSAATFAGLKFPSDELHSLPSRINFRPLRISAACANSTAERTSSSRITSPGSLYEVLEIQNGASFGEIKSAYRKLARVLHPDVAAVGQKENRAYEFMKIHEAYETLSDPEKRSEYDHSLFREARPMSSSPYMKSASAATVASYAAASGFCRSPRRRWETDQCW, from the coding sequence ATGGCTTCCATTTCTTCTATTCCCTCTCTCACTTCCTCCGCCGCTACTTTCGCCGGATTAAAATTTCCCTCCGACGAACTCCATTCTCTCCCCTCTCGTATCAATTTCCGTCCTCTCCGTATCTCCGCTGCCTGCGCCAACAGCACCGCCGAGAGAACATCCTCCTCCCGCATTACATCGCCTGGATCGTTGTATGAAGTTCTAGAGATTCAGAACGGCGCCTCTTTTGGAGAGATCAAATCCGCTTACCGGAAACTGGCGAGAGTTTTACATCCCGATGTCGCAGCTGTAGGTCAGAAAGAGAACAGAGCTTACGAGTTCATGAAAATACACGAAGCTTATGAAACTCTTTCCGATCCCGAGAAACGATCTGAGTATGATCACTCGCTTTTCCGGGAAGCACGGCCGATGAGTAGTTCTCCGTATATGAAATCAGCGAGTGCAGCCACAGTAGCGAGTTATGCCGCAGCTTCTGGATTTTGCCGATCTCCTCGGAGGAGATGGGAAACCGATCAGTGCTGGTAG